The following nucleotide sequence is from Mytilus edulis chromosome 13, xbMytEdul2.2, whole genome shotgun sequence.
aaaaaacatatttataaatgcatGCACAAATTCCTAAATTTTGAGTAATTTGATTCCTGTAAACGAACAAGATAGATTACTGATAAATCACAAAAATTTGATTATTATAACAGACTTTATGAATCTTTACCTTCGATTTTTCTTTTGACAAGTtcatttcaaaacttttcttgAGTACTCTTTTCCCGTTTTCCTGTGATGGCTCCGTAGTGAGGTCATAAACACTATAAAAGAAACATGTGAAAACaatgaaatacagaaattatAGGAAGTTATTGTAATagctatgaaatataaaaagaaaaaagaacatgacattttttttcaaatttttgctctccatttatTGTACAATTAGAAAGAAAGCAAAGAAAAGATAGGGATGTGTTGACAGAAATATATACATGAAGGTTAATGGTTTTTATTGGTAAAAGAAGCCAAATAACTCTCAGAGAACCGTAAACTTGCCACAGGAAAACATCAACCCTTGTTGACTAAGATTAGAGTCACAAGTGAGGTTCTGACTCATTCTTAGAGTCTGGTGGTCACTTAAAATTTCTTAAAACTACTTTGCCATTAAGGACCTAAGTTTTGAAGTGGAAAAATCCATGAGGAAATTGGAAAAAGGCAAACTGTTATCTTACAGTGATTGCTGTTTGgtgaatgtccagtggcaaatatttaaacatattcagATTATAATGAAGTGATGGATAAAATCTATCCTGACATTACCTGACAACTGAGGTAGCTATGTGTAAAACTCTTCCTGAATCATCGTCCCAGAATGTGGCTCGATAACGATCATTTGCATAGTCTAAAATCCCTGTCGGTAATTTTCCATTTTCTATCtgcaaataaacaatacaagCAGCTTTtcttttaagaattgaatgcttctttttgtaatatcattttgaattacattttgtatgaagcacggaagcgcttcattctaaaaatgtgcccATGTTCAACGATTTACAATCCTATggaattacaaaaagaagcattcaatacttataattacattttttagctaggatcatgaaaacacaattAAACTGTGTTACTATCTGAAATATGCTTGGAAAATTAGTTCATGTATTGTGAATTAATTGTAcctttattatattatgtattgttCTCTGCTATCTGTTTTGTCacattttatatacaatgtacttgtTTATGTATTGCCATAGCATATTATTTATGCTttcgcaaataaaatattcattcattcattcattcattcaatttctttcaaatttttcGTTAATTTACCTGTGGTTTTTATTGTGGGACGTCCTGTCCTAATCAATGTTACGTTTCATTGTGTAATGAATTTCAATTTCAGAAAGACAGGATATTGCTGTTAGCAAATCAAAATAttgtatcataatgaaacataatgtATTTATTAAGTTATGattcttagaaagaaagaaaaaatcatttgaaaattctAAACAATAAAgaattatataaatatgttagATGATACTTAAATTTCAAGTCCTTTAATCGGAAAATATTTTctaagaatacagaaattaactagatatcattgagatggaagacatctctgtgggccccactgtgaataatgtgcattaaaaaattgtatctttaccataggacatgggtttgtcaactgaaatcaaagtttttgaccttgacctttgacctaggaagttgtaaataaattatgacacatcctttggtgttggtttataaacatgtcaagtataaactttgaaatgataacggttctcaagatatagagcggacacgatctttaccatcgGACATggagttgtcaactgaaaccaaagtttttgaccttgacctttgacctaggaagttgcacataaattatgacacaccctttggtgttggtttatatgcatgtcaagtataaactttgaaatgataacggttctcaagatatagagcggacacgatctttaccataggacatggggttgtcaactgaaaccaaagtttttgaccttgaactttgacctaggaagttgtacgtAAATTATGACATAAcctctgatattggtttatatacatttcaggtataaactttaaaatgataacggttctcaagatatagagcggacacaatctttaccataggacatggggttgtcaactgaaaccaaagtttttgactttgaactttgccctaggcagtcattcataaattatgacacaccctctggtgttggttcatatacatgtcaagtataaactttgaaatcataacggttctcaagatatagagcggacacgatcttcaacacaggacacagggttgtcaactgaaaccaaagtttttttaccttgacctttgacctaggaagttgtacatacatcataacacgccctctggtggtggttaataaacatgtaaagtataaagtatgaaatcataatggttctctagatatggagcggacacaaagtgttacggacggacggatggacggacagactgatcactatagggcgacccgcctttggcGGGGCCCTAACAAGTTTTGTATTACTGTATGATGTTGAAAATGAGAAAATCAACAAATCACCAAAATTTGACAGTACTATCAGATAgaggaaaatgttaaaaaataagcCAAGTCTTTTATTACCAAGTAggaaattttaaaatctaaagttGAACTTAATTTGTTCCAAGTTGAAACAATAGATTATTGAAATTTTGGTCTGAAAATTCTTCACAATTTGTAGCAGccaatttggttcaattttgtcagaATGAGCAAAGAAACATcactgatgaattattcactagCAAAACGATAACTTACTTATGTTTTTAACCTATAACACGGAATCAAACAGACCTTGAAGAATCCAATTGCATGAGGTTGCTATCTATTTAAAGAGTAGGGCAATAAGGctcttatttggcccaaaaattactgcaaatttaaaagttatcatatgTATTCTTAAATAACTGAAAAATGTACTACAGTACAAGGTACTCAGAGagacaaaacaaatttgacattgaacaagtttccatggcaacaaatcatgatttattttgcatattttgtaaaatttcgtgactttccttgtttttcatcaaaggagtaagactcctttttggccccaaaatatagcagttttacaaaattgttaaaatataaactttaagttatttattggacagtagaatgcttctgctacatgtatatgggctgtttttgacaatgcaatgcacatatatcgggtaccagcacaaccataaagtcatgctaaactactgaaatcttcacaattctagcattttagttaaattttacggccgcattcgtgttcatccttaatattgaaatgtaagttgtattttatgataatacataatatatataaaggttgaggatgaacaccgatgcggccactttcatttttgacaaaaacatctgaaaagtgacatttttcggcatatttggtagatttttcatatttgagcttgaatcggatggtttttaatgacttaataagttcaaatctttcacataaaataattgattcaaatgaaatagacacttaagtgtttaaaaagtggtcaaattatttcatcagatgaacctgaaatttgaaaccaaaatcagtccttaccggacctactccttttatgtatattttagattgaaaaagtatgtgcgcacccaagaaacaactttatatttggtgggATCATGTCAATAGTaataataaagcttctgttaaattattttgttgtttcttgccTGCGCACGATTTTTCcaaaacagaaataaagatggaaaactgcataaaatctgtatttttcatcgtgttttttttaaatagtacatTATTATAatgtaattgtgacgtcatcaggtaaaaatctttacatttttcttttatatttcttgaacctatgcatttctaaacattatgtgccaatttgaaatagatatcaaacatttttttttgggcCAAATCCAGGCCTTAATGCCGCTACTTCTTTATGTTTATATTGGGTAATGTGACCGTCAGCAGTCTTTATAGTTCATCTCATAGTTAATAAGATGGCGTCTAGACCAAAACGCACACTTTGAAATGGATTGTTATAAAAGTGTATATTAATTTGTCTTACCAAAGATTTATTTTCTAAGGAATGAACTTCAAAGTACTCCGGTGTTTTAACAGGTGAGTATATGTAATGGAATGGTTTGTTGCTAAACTCTACTATTTGATCATAACAAGAAACTGTAAACAGAACTGGAGGAGATTCTGAAATGGAAAATACAACCATCAATGGTAGAGATCAACTTCAAATTTTCATGTTTAAACAATCACATGTAGTAGAATTAGTTGTTTAGTCAAacttcatttttttcaaagaatgcTTTTTACttgcagttttttttatatccagaATCAATTTGAAAACAATGTTGACTATACAGTATTAATCTTTCTCATAGTTGTAAGGTCATACAGTTACCTATTATTGATTTTATCTTCTTTATTTACAATCGTGAACAGTATTCATACCACATTCTCTTATTTTTACATATTCATGTAGTGTGTAAACATACTATGATGCAACGTTCTTGGATAACAGCATATTCTCACGATGATATTATACCTTCATGAGCCTGGAAATGTCATGGCAGATCACATATGTTTCGAGATTATCTTTAATCTTATGATAATATAGTTAAGGGCAAATATGAGCCTTTCTTCAACTGTTCCTTTCTTTCTTAGCTAGTTAAAGTTATTCATAGCAAACCTTTTATTTGAATGTTGAACTTTAACCCTATAGGTCTATGTCCTAATCTGTGACCTTCATCATCTATGACATCATCCAACTTGTGTGTACTAGTTCTGTACTGTAATTGATCAAAAAGTTAATTGtgataatattcatatttcataaatattataTCCTTGTTGcgataaattttaaaatcagttACTAAATTGTAAATGTATAGTCAAGGTCGGTTTATTTCCTTTTTCCTTTTCTCTATTTCAAAGATAAacagaagttatctcccttatttatttcACTAAACTAAAAACGTCTTGCTTCAAAAACTTACCAACTAATCACTGTCTTTAGACTTTTTAAAAGTGATTGGTGAAATCTTATGTTTGATAATTATATGAAGTTTTTAAACAACTGataactttcttttttatatagataaaggtTTCAATTCAGTGAAGTTAGAGAGTTATGagattgttttaaaaacttaaaataaataaagatgttTGTAAATGAGTTAATTTTTGTACACCTGCTCTATAGCAAACTGAACGTAGAACATTAAAGGAACTAAATATGTATCACACAGTATAACATAACCAGATTAAATTTGGTGTCATATATCAAAAGGCTACAAGTTGCAGATGATgggaactagaggctctcaagagcctgtgtcactcacctgttaatgtgtttacagaTGTTGGTCATCTTCGTTGgcaggcggggtcattagacacttttttttaaaaaagataccctagtattatgattgtggccaagtttggttaaatttggccaagtagttttagaaatgatttttatacaagttacaaaaatgacgaaaagttgttcaatattgactataaagggcaataactccttaagggataactgaacattcttgctgcttataattatctctatctctaatgaacttgacccattagtagaaaatattttgtaaaaattttacaaatatttacaaaatttatgaaaattgtaaaaaattgactataaagggcaataactccttatggggtcaatttacaattttggtcatgctgacttatttgtagatcttactttgctgaacattattgctgtttacagtttatctctatctataatagtattcaagataataaccaaaaacttaaaaatttccttaaaatcactaattttagggcagcaacccgacaacaggttgtccgattaaattgaaaatttgtgaggggatatatcttattctgatggacattaaaatcttgaaagatttgccctaaatgtcttagtttcaaagatataaagcaaaaactgcattttaccactatgttctaattttagccatgtcggccattttgtttggtaggctgggtcatcggacacattttataaactgtaaaccacaatgataattgtggccaagtttggttaaatttggcaaagtagtttcagagaagaagatttttagaaaagtaacaaaaaatgacgaaaagttgttaaaaatttactataaagggcaataactccttaaggggtcgactgaccattttggtcatgttgacttatttgtaggtcttactttgctgaacattattgctgtttacagtttatctctatctataatagtattcaagataataaccaaaaactgcaaaatttacttaaaataaccatttcacaggcagcaacccaacaacaggttgtccgattcgtctgaaaatttcagggcagatagatcttgacctgatcaacaattttacccctgtcagatttgctctaaatgctttggtttttgagttataagccaaaaactgcattttacccctatgttctatttttagccatggcggccatcttggtaggtttgacaggtcacgccacacatttttaaactagataccccaaggatgattgtggccaagtttggtagaatttggccaagtagtttcagaggagaagatttttgtaaaagtttacggacgacggacgccaagtgatgagaaaagctcacttgacctttcaggtcaggtgagctaaaaagatgtaaaattttatatatgtaCATAAAGTTTGCTGTTCGCTGAGCAAAGGCTCCCTGTTAgggccatactttgacctttaaAGGTTTACtgtaacaaattgtgacttggatggaaagtcatcacattggcactcatatcacatcttcttatatctatgacattttaaagatataaatgtTGCAAAATAGGAAGTAGAACCTTTAAGCAAATATGCCACAAAGAATGGCcaaaaaatttaatttgtatctaattgatttagtccaaaagattaaatttataagaaattagtttgtcaacatgatttgatgaaaaattaaaaaaggttttaaatgaaaaatcgtcgaAACTACGTTgtatgaactagaacacattgtcaagtcaacatcctgttttagaaaaatgtgattttaaaaacgaaagtaaagtttttgacaatgtcattttgcacaaataaagagtctaaggcagatatgaaCATGCTGATGTgaacactttgaatgatgcactgccaatttaacattTTACATCCGAACtccgaacatcaaattcatatcaaagtaaagtttaaaatcatttttttttaatctaatgtcaatcattggaatggccatctgattaccataattgccttttgtgactaagtcttaagggattgaaatcgggatcagatataaaatatccgactggctcaaatatttttttggaagccctgctcAAGAGCTTATATTTGTATTGTTAAATGTGAACCGAATCAGAATAAAACTTTCGTATTCATATTCATATAAACTAATGCTTTACTTATACAAACCTTATCCAAGATATGTTGGAAGCTGTACATTTTAACAACAGACTGTTGATGCATGGTTATCAATACTCCCTGGCAAAGTCCTGCATCTACTGTATTAGTACCAAACTCCTGCATATAatgaaatattcataaataacaacaaattagTAGTACACTTAGaatattataatacatgtattcatTGTAAAGTTTTACAGTAGTACTTTTCTATACTGACAAGACTCTTACGAAGAAATAAATAAAGATGCATGTACCATCAAAATGCATTAATGCACGAGGAAATATAAGAATACATATTAAGTACTGCTTTCTTCAGGTATTTTCAATATCACTTAGACTAAAGATACTGacattaaaataactaaaaaataattaaaacttttaaaactgatCATTTACGCTATAAGTTATATTCAttctaacaaaatattaaaaacaaaatgtttaaaaaattcgtttttttataattatttctgaTAAATTTGTTTGACCTTTTTCTTTATTTCCATCATTCCAACAAACTGGAGAGGCTTTACATCAAATACTGCCAACACTTTCACTATGTCTGTCTGCAAAACAAAGTATTTGTGTCACTTGAATTTATGCTTCATAATAATAACGGATTATGATAGTTCACCTATTATACAAGGAAATGGCAACTTTACAGACATTGTAAGATATGGGatgatatggttttttttaaatttcataatttttattgtcattaaagggcaattactTCAACACAACTACTAGTCAGGATAGGAAAGAACAACTAATTGAACAGCAACACAATTAAATAATCTTCTTTAAACAAAATCATTCAGAACCTATTCtgtaaaacattatttaattgCTGTCTTTAACTAACCAGATTGTTAAAATAGTTGGAACAAGGCAGTATGGGATATGCTCAATTTTGACTTTGTAGATCTGACTACTATTGATGACTGGGATAATTACCTGTCTATGACTGCCATGTGACTTTGTAGATCTGACTACTATTGATGACTGGGATAATTACCTGTCTATGACTGCCATGTGACTTTGTAGATCTGACTACTATTGATGACTGGGATAATTACCTGTCTATGACTTCCATGTGACTTTGTAGATCTGATTACTATAGATGACTGGGATTCATTCCAGGAGATATCtctgaaaatttgaaaagaaGTCATTTAATTAACCTGAATCTCCCTTAAAGGGGCACtggctacgagatatataaaaattaaaaatattatatttcttattcaatcattaatgaaagtgaaatagtgaaataataatttgcttttagctgTCATATTCggttaattttgtcaaaataagcaaaaaaacattgataatgtattattcacttgcaagtgaataattcgacctcattaaatccgtattcatgtgaacttcaatttaaccccttagctagtgATGGATAGCATGTGAATTGTGTGTGTATATagaaatttaaagacaaaaaatgtcaacattgaaaatgaaacaaaggtaaatcatttacTTGACTTATTTGATCCACACAAAATccttcttatacaggtaaaaaagatgattaacatatatttttaatcaatgatataaattaaacagacatagaaaaatccaattacacGAGTTAgctttatctatttatatctttattttggttatatcacttatatggtcatcggaagTATTCTGAGGCcaactcgataattaattagatggcgtctagactgaAAAACGCatgaaacgaagctacatattctCGACACTATGCCATGCAAATTGctgattttatactttttatgatttggataaatgttttacattgttattaatcaaatactaaaatttaagttaaatctgtgaccatgaatttgacagctagtgcccctttaaatataAGGAACTTAATATCCTGAATAACAGaaatataatattacaattttgtGCATTTAGATTGATCTtggtttaatataaataagaatatatggTTTGAGtacccatgagacaactctcaatccaagttacaatgtaaaaaaagttgAACTTCCTTACCAATGATTTCAAATTGTCTGTcaagataaaaatgaaaaatcgcAAAAAAAGTACTAATCCCTTTGATTCCCTCACCCCCATAATTTTTATCTTATGAACACGTATTCAATATCCTTTTGATAAAGATattaaattcattcaaatttctttttccttttttttttttataaaatcatgaAGTAACAAGATTGCCTAAACATTTACTTGAAGTACCTAAATTTATAAACTGGAGAAAGATACATCTGTTGCAAGATTTTCCCTGAGGTCAGGTGTATCCTTATAAGCTCTTTGTTGTCTTTGGAAACACAAATCAGACAGTCTTTTTCCCCATTATGGGCTAATCCAATTTCTTCCTAAAATGTAAACACAATAAGATATTTTCACAATATGTATATGAATTATCCCCCTTTGGCTGGATAAACACCTAattatttttattgacatttcataactgttcataagtgtttctcatttctcaaTTTTTCTATAGTTTAGAccattagttttcctgtttgcatAGTTTTATGCTAGTAAttttttaggccctttatagcttgctgttaggtgaaCCAAGGCTCTGTCTTGATGCCAGGtcatactttgacctttaatggtttaattTACTTTtccaaattgtgacttgggtggaaaGTTgactaattggcactcataccatatcttcttctATCTATATATTATGATTTTAAAGCCacatgtttgttttatgtttgaaTTTATCATTGGTTTGACAAAGGTTTTGAACATGTGATCTCCttaaaaaatcaaagagcagattgctctgagggatacgattgccattgttttcattgatacatgtattagtattattttcaaaaataattcaactgcacCTGTAAAATACTCGTAAAATGaaatttacgtaatctgaatagttattcaactttaaaaatagcggCTAAGCCAATCCtcgatacaagtgtatgaacaatgtacttattgactttccacagcagtcactgagagtgagagaaggtatttcacttcgtaccttatcacctattttcctacgtgaaTTCTAGGTGGAACCCGGCCctattcctaactctttaaatatttaattcagtGGGCATGACttctttccgtacacattcctctgtttaaattgcgatcggtTTTAATATAATAAGACGTCTATCGACAGAACaatttaatttttcttgacataTCGTCGTTTGACGAAAGGTACTTATGGAATGGAGACAACTCGAAGCGATAATATAGAAGACTCCATTTTGGCTGAAGGAGTGTTCTAGTTACACCTTTACCtcgtggactacatttattttaattcaaatgatgcatatgatttaaaattatgcaacaacaataaccctcaatagcagacagacatagaaaggatTTCGTGAGTTTCAaatcaatggagtggggaatccagaacAACCATTCAATCAGATACCCCTTCAAGGCAAGAAAACTATATGCATGCCcataattacataaacaaaccctAGAATTGTGATTtgtagcaaggacgtatattaaatgttaattaaacgacttccatttctttatggaagtacaatatcaaatatcaatttcataacggtaacatatatgaaaactccacttcagttcttatatgacagaaatagatttatcgatcGTAATTCAGAGATCTCTCGCatgttatcaaaactggggaattccctctgacgtgtttctaaatttataaaaacactaaatataaatactgcttaattctgattttccgtgttgttaaaaacacacatacaagtcaagggaaatatcgacatatgaagattatgagaagaacattataggacagttgtttaaattcaatccttttgtcttttataccatttaaagcaagacaatctcaagaatctgagatgttccttgatgtttagaataaaacggttgacgtgagggcatacAGCCGTGAGTCAATGGTAttagtctacagattgcttaaaagcaatcgtatcccaaaaacctGGGAAGCTACCATAAGACTGCAGATGAGATTCAATATGTGATGAAAAATTCCGTTATTTACTAGATTTTTAATGTTTTGGCCTCATTCAATTATTGTGCTGTAAATTACTTCTTTCcaaattttgaaagatttagtttttaattattctatctatacaattatttatttcaataatcTATAACTTATAATCTTATATACTTAATACATTACCGTTCTAGCCGTACATGTCAGGGCATTCTCTAATTTGTGGGATGTCAAGGAATAAAGATGTTTTGGTTTGTTTCCTTTACCATATCTATAATGGAAATATGTATCTAaagtatttcataatttttttgtgaATA
It contains:
- the LOC139501262 gene encoding DDB1- and CUL4-associated factor 17-like, translating into MLKNEKQFKTEVNCYRNLISREYSARFNRRYSLHALKCLCLQANYKYKKVWEKTSSKNITSEYGRIYFDNYTNVFGGYGKGNKPKHLYSLTSHKLENALTCTARTEEIGLAHNGEKDCLICVSKDNKELIRIHLTSGKILQQMYLSPVYKFRDISWNESQSSIVIRSTKSHGSHRQTDIVKVLAVFDVKPLQFVGMMEIKKKEFGTNTVDAGLCQGVLITMHQQSVVKMYSFQHILDKYRTSTHKLDDVIDDEGHRLGHRPIGLKFNIQIKESPPVLFTVSCYDQIVEFSNKPFHYIYSPVKTPEYFEVHSLENKSLIENGKLPTGILDYANDRYRATFWDDDSGRVLHIATSVVSVYDLTTEPSQENGKRVLKKSFEMNLSKEKSKEEFPFTSSGRKVSKPKRQDSVNTVENMTIYNVDYEDEFDIICVTAVYHASDEPRGVVCFFDNKTGTLLKEVDIEEPSFEINEHRTLIDLDTIIQINKLWSGTFHCNVYRLTSDESDNQEVKNKQGRKISRTYHRTRNR